CGCGCATGGCCTGCTCCTGGCGACGATGCTGCAACGGCGCGTCGCCAAAATAGCGCTTATAGTCGCGGCTGAATTGCGGCACGCTGCGGTAGCCCACCGCCTGTGCCGCCTGACTGACGTTATGGTCGTCCTGAAGCAATAGCTGCTGGGCTTTGATCAGCCGGAGTTGCTTGATGTACTGCGTCGGGGATGCACGTGTTATTTGTTTGAAGTGCTGGTGAAACGTCGAGGGACTCATATTCGCCTGCCGGGCTAGCTGATCGACGCTGTAATCGTTGGCGAAATCGCGATGCAGCAACGACAGCACTTGAACAATGCGTGCGTAATGGCCATGGCCGCGCACCAATGCCTTCAGCGCCTGCCCCTGTTCGCCTTTCAACGCCTCAAATACCACATCGCGTATCCGTGCCGTGCCCATCGTGTTGAGCTCTGCAGGCTCATGAAGCGCATTCACCAGACGCAATACCGCGGCCTGCATGCCCGGCGTCATGGCCACCGATGCCATGGGCAGCGTGGTCTGGTTATGGCTGGGGGCATCACCCATGGTGGTAACCATCTCGCTGAGCAGGGCTGGCTCCAATTGAATGGAAACCCCCAGCAAGGGCGCTTCAGGAGAGCCGTAGGTTTCACATTCAAACGGCAGTGGCAGGGTTTGAACCAGATACTGGCCCGGGTCGTAATGAATTTCCCTATCGCCCAGATAGCCGATCTTCTGACCCTGGGCGATGATAATCAGACTCGGTTGGTAAAGCAGCGGCGTTCGCGGTTGGTGGCGGTCAAGGCTAAGCAGCGATACGCCGCTTAGCGCGCTAGGCGTCATGCCTTGCTGGCCCACCAGTGGGGTAATCAGTTCGGCCAGTTCGCGGATGACCGGTGCTTCGCCGCCAAGGGGGTTGGCGATGTCGGTTGGCATGGCGACCTCATGATAAAGTTTGATTGATAGGATAATTGTGACAGGTTTCTAGGGATATTTTGTTATTTTATAGCAATTATATAGAGGATCGTGCAAAAGTTTCGTAGCTTCATTCATCGCTAAAAACGCTATTGAGGTCGATACTAGGTATCAGTCCCTAAGTTTCAGGGAATTATCCGAACAAGGAGCTTTATTTGATGAGCGAAGCAAAAGCCTACGCCGCCTTTTCTGCCGAAAAACCGTTAGCCCCGTTTACCTTTGACCGCCGCGATCCGCGTCCAGACGATGTCGCCATCGACATCATGTACTGCGGCGTTTGCCACAGCGACCTGCATTTCGCCAAAAATGATTGGGGAATGACGCAGTACCCGATTGTGCCCGGGCACGAGATTGTTGGCCGCGTGACGTCCGTTGGCAACAAGGTAACCCGCTTTAAAGAGGGCGATATTGTCGGCGTTGGTTGCATGGTGGATTCCTGCCGTACCTGCTCGGCCTGCCAGGATGGCGTGGAGCAGTACTGCCTGAACGGGTTTACCATGACCTACGGTAGCGAGGACCGTCAGGATGGCACCATGACCCAGGGCGGTTACTCCAATAAGATCGTGGTCAGCGATCATTTTGTAATGAAAATGCCTGAGGGCATTGACCTGGCCTCTGCCGCGCCGATTTTATGCGCCGGTATCACCACCTACTCGCCGCTCAAGCATCACGGTGTGGGTGAAGGCCACAAGGTGGGCATCATCGGCATGGGCGGCCTGGGCCACATGGGCGTCAAACTGGCCAAAGCGCTGGGTGCTGAAGTCACCGTGTTTACCCGCTCGGATGCCAAGGTTGAAGAAGCCAAGCGTAACGGTGCCGACCATGTGGTCGTATCAAGCGACCAGGCACAAATGGACGCCGTCGCCGAGACCTTCGACTTCATGCTCGACACCGTGCCGGTCCAGCACGACATTAACCCGTATCTGGCGTCTCTTAAGTACGACGGTACGCACATTATTGTGGGTCTGCTGGAGCCCATTGAACCGGCCATTGAAGGTTTCAATCTGGTCTTCAAGCGCCGCGTGGTAGCTGGGTCGCTGATCGGCGGCATTGCGGAAACCGAAGAAGTCCTGCAGCTGTGTGCCGACCAGGGTATTACCTGCGATGTTGAAATGCTGGATATCAACAACATCAATGAAGGCTTCGAGCGCATGGAAAAAGGCGATGTTCGCTACCGCTTTGTGATCGACATGGCGACCATCTAACGCCTCTAGGTTAAGCTAAAACTGGCTTACATAAGTGCCCGATAACGAGTTGCCCGCTCGTCATCGGGCTTTTTTGTTAGGCTAAAGCCTGTATTTTCCTAATGCGACTTCATTTTTGGCATTCTCTGCCGATAGGCGTTGATACCCACATTTGAAAAAGCCAAGGGATCAACAGAATGAAGCACCTCTCGATTAAATGGAGTCTAACCGGCGCGCTGGTCATCTTACTGCTGATGATCGGCCTGATTAGCGGGCTGGGCTTCTACCCGAGCACCACCAGTGAAAACGCACTGCACGAATTGGCGATCAACAATGGAGAGCTGGCCAACGCCGCCAACCGCACCCAGGTCAACGCCCTGCGTACCCAGACCTTCCTGGATCGCTATGCCAGCTTTAGCACTCAAGGTAATCCTGAAAAAGGCCAGGAAAGCCAGGCGATGGCCAAGGCCGCCGTAGAGGCCGCCGACGAGCGTTTCGATCAGTTTCGCCAGGTTGAGCTTGCCGAAGATGATCCCCGCACTGAATACGTTAACGAAATGGTGGCGGCCTACGATGCGTTCGTGACCGAGGGTATTAAACCTCTGCTGGAGGCGGCCCCGTTTCAAGTACAGCGCAGCCAGGAAGAATTAAGCGAACTGGGTATCGCCTTCGACGATGCCATGCAGGCGTTTACCAATTACGCCAATCAGCGCAGCGATGCCATGCTGATCGAGGTGTCTTCGCTGAACCGTATCGTCGGAATCATCGCCATTGTCCTGTTGGTCACTGCCGTACTGGCGACGCTGATCATGCGCATGGTGATTGTACGCGGGCTTGGTCACGCCGCTGCGTGAGGCGGTAGGGCACTTCGAGCGTATCGCCAGCGGTGATTTAACCGCCGATATCGAAGACCGGGGGCGTAACGAGGTAGGTCAGCTTTATAAAGGGTTGGCCTATATGCAGACCAAACTTAAATCATTGGTGGTCTCGCTGCGCGAAAGCAGCGATAGCGTATTCAGCGGCACCGGTGATATTTCCGCAGGCAGCCAGGACCTTTCCGCGCGCACGGAACAGCAGGCCGCCGCGCTTCAGCAAACGGCCTCCAGCATGGAGCAAATGGCCACCACGGTGAGCCGTAATACTGAAACCGCTCAAGAGGCGGATCAACTGTCGGTGTCGGCTTCGCAGTCAGCTGAAAGCGGAGGCAAGGAAGTGGCCCATACGGTGCAACTGATGCGTGATATTGCCACGAGTGCGGAACGCGTTAACGACATCATTGGGGTGATCGACTCGATTGCCTTTCAAACCAATATTTTGGCGTTGAACGCCTCGGTAGAAGCGGCGCGTGCTGGGGAGCAAGGGCGCGGATTTGCCGTGGTCGCAAGCGAAGTGCGCCAGTTGGCAAGCCGCAGTGCCGAATCGGCCAAAGAGATCCGCCAACTGATCGAGGCGACTACCGGCCAGATTCATCAGGGTGCGCAACAGGCTGAGAAAAGCGGTGAAACGATCAATGACACCGTGGATTCCATCCGCCAGGTCACCACGCTGGTAAGCGAAATCTCTACCGCCACTCGGGAACAAAACAACGGCATTGAACAGATAAACGCCGCGCTGACCGAAATGGACTCTGTGACCCAGCAAAACGCCGCGCTGGTACAGCAAACCAATGTGGCCGCTGCCTCGCTGGAAGGCCAGGCAAAACAGCTTGCCGCCCTGATGGCGACCTTCCGCCTGGAACAGGGCGATGTCGCGCAGTCCAGCGACAAGCCGGATGCCTCGCGGACCAATGCCACACTGGCAGCGCCAGGCTCGGAACGCCCGCGCAGCAAGCAGCCAGCCACAGCGCAGCAGAATAGCGACGAGTGGGATGAGTTCTAGAGAGTTCTAATGAGTGCCCCGCTTCAAGTGAGGCGGGGCAGGGAGATCAGACGCGAGCAAACACCCTTAAACGGACGTAATCAGCGGTCCAGTTGCCCTGTGCGTCGCGCAGGCTGTGGCCTAATAGTAGTTGGGTGTTGTCGATCACTGATTCACGCAAATCATCCTCCAAACCATGGAGAAACGGGCTCGCGAAGGTATCCAGCCAGCCGGTCATGCCGGTGGGAAGTCGCGTCGGGCGGGGGATAAGCTCAATCGACTCAACCTTGAACCCGACGGTTTCCAGCAGGTGGCGATAATCTTCGGCCGTTGGGAAATACCATGGGTAGCGGCCGCGGGCGCTGATACCGCGGAACTGCAGCGCGCCAATCAGTGCAGTGCAAATGGCGGCGACGTTGCCATGCCCGCCAAACTCGGCGACAAAACGCCCGCCCGGTTTCAGGGCGCGTTTGATACTGGCGAGTACCGCTTGGGGATCGAGCATCCAGTGCAGCGCTGCGTTGCTGAACACAGCATCGAATTCCTGATCGAACGGCATCTGGTAGGCGTCCATGACGCGTGCATTGAGCCCGCGTTCCTGGGCGGCGCTGACCATCTCTTTTGAGGCATCGATCCCCACGACCTCCGCCCCGCTCTTGGCGATGCGTTCGGTTAACACGCCATCGCCGCAACCCAGATCCAAAATCCGCTCACCCTGCTTGGGAGCAAGCAGCGCAAGCACTTCGTTGCCCATATCGGGAACAAAGTGCGCATGCTGGGCATATCCTTCAGGGTTCCAAGATTGCCGAATCGACTGGCGTGATGTGTCGGTCATAAATGCATCCAAGCGTCGTGTTCCGTTAAAACCATTGGCTAAGTATAGCGCGACATCGGGTTCGGTGCGTTGTCCGCAAGGCTTTTTACTGCAACCCAGGGGTTGGTTTTTGTATCTGAATGGGCCTGAGGCAAGCAGATCGACCCGGCAGCAGATTGCTATCCAATTTTCCAGGTTGCCGCTAGGCTAGTAGCCTGTTGTTTCGTTGGATTTCAGGATTGTTTGCAGAGGACGCAAGGTTATGAGCAAAAAAGTACATCACGCAGAAGATGATTTTGAAGGTGGCCTGGATGCGGAGGCGGGTGGTGAGCAAGAGACCGACGACACCATCGAGCGCTCGAAGCGAAACCCCAATAACGACGAGCAGAAAGAAGCCAAAGAGCTACCTTCTCAAGCCGCCGCGGTTCACCAGCGGCTGCGCATGGATGGCCAAAAGGAACTGGCGCGCGGCTCCATGGCACTGCTGCTGTCGGCGGTGGCTGCAGGCATCTCAATGAGCTTTTCCATGGTGGCGAGGGGTGTCATGCACGCCAAGCTGCCGGATAGTGATGTGGGGTTTCTGATTGAGTGCCTGGGTTACACCATCGGCTTTATTGCCGTGATTCTGGCCCGCCAGCAGTTGTTCACTGAAAATACCGTGACGGCCGTATTGCCCGTCATGAGCAACCCGACGCGGAAAAATTTCGCTTTCCTGGGTCGCCTGTGGAGTGTGGTGCTCGTCGGGAATTTATTGGGCGCTGCGCTTTCTGCTGCCACGTTTCTATATATGCCGATGTTTGACTCGGCCACCCATGAGTCGTTTATCGCGATAGGCGAGCACATGATGGAAAACTCGCCCTATGAAATGTTCGCCAAGGCCATTCTCGCGGGCTGGATGATCGCCACGCTGGTGTGGCTGATCCCCGCTGCAGGGCAAGCCAAGGTATGGGTCATCATCATTATTACTTACGTCATGGCGATCGGCGAATTCACCCATATCGTGGTGGGCGCGAGCGAAGGGTTTTACCTACTGCTGATCGGTAATATCAGTTGGAGCGAGCTGCTGCTCCAGTTTGGCCTGCCTACGCTGGCGGGTAACGTGATTGGTGGTACCTTTATTTTTGCATTAATCAGCCACGCACAAATCCGCGGCGACAAGGATCTCTCCTTGAAGGCCAAGCCTGCCGACTCCAGCGGTGAGAGAAGCAGCTAGCGTTGATAACCAACCTGGCGATTGCCCGTCTAACCGCTGCTGGTATAAACCGGGCTAATGCATCATGGCGCGGGCATGCTCGGGTGAATTGGCTATACTCGGGTCAAGGTCATAACAATAACGATGCTCAGGAGGATCCAATGACCCTAAAGCGTGCCTACTGCCTACTGGCAGCCTTTTATAGCCTGTTACTGGTGATCGGCATTATTGCCGTGTTGATGGGGGGCGGTACGCTGCTCGCGGCGGTGTATCTGGTCGTCGGTTTTTTTGCCGTGCTGGGGCTCTGGGGGATAAGCCTTCAGCGCAGCGTGATGAACCCGCGCATGTGGCGACCGTTGGCCGTTGCCCTGGCCGTCGGTGCGGTCGTGCAATTCGTGGTGATGCTGCAAATGTCGGTCTCGGGTGTCACGCTGACATGGGTATTGACCAGCAGTATCTTTGCCATATTGCTGGCGGTGATGCTCTACCACTACGGTAACCGCGACCAGCCCCTGTGGGCCACGGAAGATGAGCGAAGTGACGCGAGCCGACTGCGAGTCATGCTGAATCAGCAAACCGCGCTCACCGCTGTTCATCGCGAAGGTGAGCGTGAAAACCACGCCAACGTTTTTAAAGTGGGCAATGAATATGAGGCCAATATTACCCGTCACTCACCGGAAGGGCAGGAAGCCTTCAGCGAACGCTTCCGTCATCCTGAGTCGTTGGTGTTCTTCCTGGAAAAGTTTGCCAGTATCACGATCAACGACTTTCAGCGGCCTGCGACGCCCGGTTAATCCGGGCGTCTTGAACTGATTGCTTGCGGGGGCTTATTCAACCAGTTCCAGCAGGCGGTCAGGGTAGTTGGTAAACAGACCGTTGACGCCCATCTCCATCAGGCGCTCCATTTCCTCGGTTTCGTTGATGGTATACACGTGTACCGGCAAGCCGTTTTCCTGGGCTCGCTGAATAAAGTCGGCGTCAATGACCTCCCGGCCGTCGTAGAGGTAGTTGGTGCCGATACCCACGGCGTAATCGGCAACTTCCTGAAAGTCCTCATCGGTAATCTCGGCGGGCCCCGGCGTCACGCCTGTCCATTCCACCAGACGAGAATTGTCTTCTTCGCTCGGGTAGTACCACACCAGTTGGATCAGCGGCACGTCATCGTTTAATTCCTGCACTTTCAACAGGCTGTCCTGCTCAAACGATTGCACCAGCACGCGGCCGCTCTCGATCATGTCGTGCTCTTCCAGCTTTTCCACCAGAGCTTCTTCCAGGCCCGGGTTCAACTGCGGCGACTTGGTTTCAATGTAGTAACGGGCATCGTGGCCAAAGTGATCAAAGAGCTCGTCCAGCGTGAGCATCTGCGCGCCTTCAAAGGCCGTGTCGGCGCTGTCTGGGTTTTCCTCGTTAAACCAGGTGCCGGTATCCAGGGCTTTGAGTTCTTCCAGTGTGTAATCGTTAATCTCGCCTTCACCGTCACTGGTACGATCAATGGAGTCATCGTGGAACACCACCAGCTCACCGTCGGCGGTGATTTGCGCGTCCAGCTCCAGGTAATCGACGTCCCACTCATGAGCTAGCTCATAAGCGACCATGGTGCTTTCCGGCGCATGACCGCTGGCACCCCGGTGGGCAATCACTTGAAACGATTGCAGGTCTTTTAGCTGCTGCTCTAGCGGCGATGTGTCTGCCATCGCCTGGGTGGCGGCAGCACCAGCGAAAAGACCCAGCGATACAGCAGTCACTAGCGGAAGACGTTGCATAAGTGTTTCCTTTTATTGAATATACGTTTAATAACCCTACCCGTTTTCAGGAGGTATTCCAAATGAGCGACGGGCGACATGCCGATGGTTGAACCAAATAGTAGTGATGCTGACGCATTCGACCCAGAAGCTGCTAGTCTTTGGGACTGACAAGCTATCCTCTCTTTCGAGCAAATTGATGACCAAACTATCAGGCATATTACCCAACGTTATCCCTTTTATAATCGCCCTGCTGGTGGGTGTGGTGCTGGGCAGCGTGGTGCAAACCCAGCTCAACCTGGCAGCGTTACAGTCGATGGGCGTGGAAATACCGCCAGACGTGCGAATCACCACCACATGGCAGGATTTGCTCAATTTTGCGCCGCTTTACGCACTGCTGTTTGGCGTGGGGTTCGTGGTTTCCCAAACCGCGGCCGTGCTGTTGTCCCGTTGGCTGGGCGGCCGGTATACAATGCTGTTGTGTGCGGGCGCCGGGGTTGTCGGGCAGTGGGCCACATTGTGGCTGGTTAACACGCTGGCTCCACCGCCTACCTTGATTGCCGCAACGCGCGGTATTGCCGGGCTTGTTGCCATGCTGGCGACCGCGGGGGTGGCCGGTTCAGTGTTCGCAGGGCTGCGTCGCCGTACCCTCCACGCCAAGCGTCCGCGCGGTTTTTCCGGTTTGGCGGTGTTGCTCGCTGTCGGTAGCCTGGCCGCCGTACTTCCTGCCATTAGCCAATCTGCTCAGGCGCAGGAAGACCTGCCGTATCATATTGAAACGCTTACCGACGATTTAGCGCACCCCTGGTCGCTCGCTTTTCTGCCCGATGGGCGCATGCTGGTCACCGAGCGCCCAGGTCGGCTGCGGTTGTTAAGCAAAGAAGGCGAAACGCTGGTGGAATCGCTCGGCGGCGTGCCAGAGGTATTTGCCTCCGGGCAGGCAGGGCTGTTTGATGTGGCGCTTTCACCGCAGTTCGAAGACGACCAGCAGGTGTACCTCAGCTACGCCTGCGGCAATGCAGAGGCCAATCACACCTGCCTGGCCCGGACTACGCTGGCGGAAAATAGTCTCGAAAACGTCAGCGAAATATTTCGCGCCCAGCCCGCCAAGCAGGGCGCTGCCCACTTCGGCGGGCGCATCGCCTGGCTGCCGGATGACACCCTGATTCTGACTCTGGGCGATGGCTTTGATTACCGCGAGGAGGCGCAGAATCTGGGCAGCCATATTGGCAGCATCGTGCGGCTAAACCCGGATGGTAGCGTGCCCCAGGACAACCCCTTTGTGTACCACGGCAATGTTCGCCCGGAAATCTACAGCGTCGGCCACCGCAACGTGCAGGGGCTGGTATTTGACGATCAACATCAGCGGCTGATCGCCCATGAACACGGCCCGCGCGGCGGTGACGAGATCAACATCATCGAAGCCAACGCTAACTACGGCTGGCCGATCGCCACGGGCGGGCTAGATTATACCGGCGCACGGGTGACACCGTTCGAACATTACCCAGGTACCGAGCCGCCGATGCTTGAATGGACGCCCTCGATTGCGCCCTCCGGCATGGCGCTTTACAGCGGCGATCTGTTCCCCGAATGGCAGGGCGACTTGCTGGTCGGCGCGCTGGTCAATAAAGAAGTGCGCCGCGTGCGGTTATCCGATGATGCCTCCAATGCCGAAGACATCGAAGGGCTGTTCGGTGAGCTGGACGAACGCATTCGCGATGTGCGCCAAGGCCCCGAAGGCGCGATTTACCTGCTCACCGATAGCCCCGAAGGCAGGCTGTTGCGGGTGATGCCGGTAACAAACTAAATCAACCCGTCTATGCTTTAACCTTTCTAAGACTCGGGAATCCCAACTACGCTGATAGGTGTCACGAAGCAATGTAAAACAGCCAACCGGCAATACAGGAGGCCATATGATTGGCGCACTGGCGGGCGATATCATCGGCTCGGTGTACGAGCACCAGCCGATCAAAACCACCGACTTTCCGTTGTTTCAGGCGGCGTCCCGCTTCACCGATGACAGTGTGCTCAGCGTAGCGGTTGCCAGTGCGATTCTCGATGGCACGCCTTACGCTGAAGCGGTTCGTGAGCTTGGCAGGCGATACCCCAACGCGGGCTACGGGGGCTCGTTTATCCAATGGCTGGCCGCCGACGATGCCGGGCCGTATCACAGCTGGGGCAATGGCGCTGCCATGCGCGTCAGTCCCGTCGGTTTCGCGTTTCAAGATGAAGCCGACGTGCTTGCCCAGGCCAAAGCCACCGCGGATATTACTCACAACCACCCCGAGGGCATCAAAGGGGCTCAGGCCACTGCGCTTGCCGTGTTCATGGCGCGCACCGGTGCGGATAAAACCACCATTCGCGATACCCTCACCGAGCAGTTCGACTACGACCTGACGCGCACGCTGGACGACATCCGCCCGCATTATTCCTTCGACGTCTCCTGCCAGGGCAGCGTGCAGGAGGCGATTATCGCCTTTCTCGAATCGGATTCTTACGAAGACGCTGTTCGCAAGGCGGTATCGCTGGGGGGCGACAGCGATACCCAGGCCTGCATTGCGGGCGGGATTGCGGATGCCTTCTACGGCGTGCCGGAGACGATCCAGACGGAAGTCAAACAACGCCTGACAGCGGATTTACGGGCGATCACCGACGCTTTCTGTCAACGTTATCGGTAAACGCGGCCCCCGAAGAAGAGAGTCGAACGGGTCTAGCGGTAGGCGAGTAAGGTGCAAGGGTTGAATGTCGTCTTTTTTGCCAGCACCTAGTCTATACAGGCAACTCACAAGGAGACGTTATGACGACGTTAGTGATTGGCGCGAACGGACAGATTGGCAAACAGTTTTGTGAACTGGCCCAACAGGCGGGCACCCCGATCAAGGCGATGGTTCGCAGCGAAGAGCAGGTGCCATGGTTCAATGACAGAGGTATCGATACCGTCATTGCCGATTTGGAAGACGACTTTTCCCACGCCTTCGAAGGCTGTGACCAGGTGGTGTTCACCGCGGGTTCAGGGCCGCACACCGGGCCGGACAAGACCCTGTTGATCGACCTTTACGGGGCCATTCGCACCGCCGATATCGCCAAGCAGAAAGGTGTTTCCCGTTATCTGATGATCAGCGCGATACGCGCCGAAAACCCCATGGAAGCGCCCGAGAAGCTGCGCCCCTACATGGCCGCGAAATTCGCCGCCGATGCCCATCTGCGCAGCAGCGGCGTGCCCTACGTGATTCTCAAACCCGGGCGTTTGACGGATGACGCCGCCAGCCAACAGTTTGCAAGCTCAATCGACGAGGCCGGCGACAATCAAATCTCCCGCGCTAACGTCGCCCACGCATTGCACTATGCGTTGCAATCCAATGTTTCGAATCAAGAATTCGTACTGCTGGATGGCAAACGGCCGGTTGAAGAGGTTATTAAGTAGGAGAGCCTAAGATAGGCTGCGATTATTTACTCCTTTCTCGACCCGAGCTCCTGCCTGAGCCATTCCGCCAGCGGCTCGCTTCGGCGGGGGTGGGTGAGTAAGTCGGTTTGGCTGGGTAGCCATAGGCAGAGCCGGGCGGATGTTTCGATACTGCCCCAGGGCGCCACCAGTCTCCCGCTCTTCAGGTCGTCTTCTACCAATAGCGTTGGCGCAATCGCCACGCCTAACCCCGCCACGGCCGCTTCCATCAAGTAGTAAAGGTGCTCGAACCCCTGGCCTTCGTTTAGCGTCGCTTCCAGTTGTGCCTGCTCAAGCCCTTGCGCACGGGCCCACTGCGGCCATGCCTGGGGGCGGGAAGCGGTGTATAAGAGTTTGGTAGAAAACAGCGTCTGTGGATCTGCCGGATCAAGCTGCGCTGCCAGTCGTGGGCTGGCCACCGCGCATATCTGCTCGGGGATAAGCTCGACGACATCCACCTCCGCGGGCCAAGGTGGCTCGGAAAACGCCAGGGTGGCGCTGGCGTCGGTTTGCTTGCCGGGCTGCTCGGTGTCACTCACCACCACTTTCAACTTCAGTTCGGGCAGCTCGCGGTGCAGGCGGTCCAGCCTGGGGATCAACCAGCGAGCCAACAGGCTGCCAGGGCAGGCGAGGGTGAAGGGTGCTTCCTCCACATCACGTTTGAGCGCGGCGCAACTATCGCGCAGCTTGCTAAACGCCTCGCTTAGGCCGCTTTGCAGTTTCTCGCCGTGCGGGGTAAGCACAATGCCTCGGCCCGCTTTGCTAAACAGGACCACGCCAAAATGCTCATCCAGACTCTTCAGTTGGCGGCTGACGGCACCGTGGGTGACGCTTAGCTCCTCGGCAGCGGCGGTCACACTGCCTAACCGGGCAGTGGCTTCAAAGGCGCGCAATGCGCTAAGCGGTGGCATGCTGTTGTGCATGAATGCGTGACTCCAGCTCACATATGGCTGACATCTTATCGATTTTTATCTTCACGCGCTTGCCTTAACGTCATCACATACTCAACTCGCATGACGAGGTCGTGATGAATCAACCTGTAAACGTATCCAAGAGCCTACCCGACGCCAACGGCTTGTTTGGCAGCTTCGGCGGCCGTTTTGTTGCCGAAACCCTGATGCCGCTGATTCTGGAGCTGCAAGATGAATACACCACCGCCAAAAACGACCCTGAATTCCAGCGCCAGCTAGCCTACTTCCAAGGCGATTACGTGGGGCGGCCAAGCCCGCTCTACTTCGCCGAACGTCTGACCGAGCACTTTGGCGGGGCGAGCATTTATTTCAAGCGCGAAGAGCTCAACCACACCGGCGCGCACAAGATCAATAACTGCATCGGCCAGGTACTTTTAGCCAAGCAGATG
This window of the Halomonas sp. SH5A2 genome carries:
- a CDS encoding SDR family oxidoreductase, encoding MTTLVIGANGQIGKQFCELAQQAGTPIKAMVRSEEQVPWFNDRGIDTVIADLEDDFSHAFEGCDQVVFTAGSGPHTGPDKTLLIDLYGAIRTADIAKQKGVSRYLMISAIRAENPMEAPEKLRPYMAAKFAADAHLRSSGVPYVILKPGRLTDDAASQQFASSIDEAGDNQISRANVAHALHYALQSNVSNQEFVLLDGKRPVEEVIK
- a CDS encoding LysR family transcriptional regulator, whose amino-acid sequence is MHNSMPPLSALRAFEATARLGSVTAAAEELSVTHGAVSRQLKSLDEHFGVVLFSKAGRGIVLTPHGEKLQSGLSEAFSKLRDSCAALKRDVEEAPFTLACPGSLLARWLIPRLDRLHRELPELKLKVVVSDTEQPGKQTDASATLAFSEPPWPAEVDVVELIPEQICAVASPRLAAQLDPADPQTLFSTKLLYTASRPQAWPQWARAQGLEQAQLEATLNEGQGFEHLYYLMEAAVAGLGVAIAPTLLVEDDLKSGRLVAPWGSIETSARLCLWLPSQTDLLTHPRRSEPLAEWLRQELGSRKE